A genomic window from Populus nigra chromosome 7, ddPopNigr1.1, whole genome shotgun sequence includes:
- the LOC133698680 gene encoding glycerol-3-phosphate acyltransferase 9 isoform X1, producing MDTAGNLKTSSIELDLDRPNIEDYLPSGSSIQEPRGKLRLRDLLDISPTLTEAAGAIVDDSFTRCFKSNPPEPWNWNVYLFPLWCCGVVIRYGILFPVRVLVLTIGWIIFLSSYIPVHFLLKGHDKLRKKIERSLVELICMFFVASWTGVVKYHGPRPSIRPKQVFVSNHTSMIDFVILEQMTAFAVIMQKHPGWVGLLQSTILESVGCIWFNRAEAKDREIVAKKLRDHVQEADNNPLLIFPEGTCVNNHYTVMFKKGAFELDSTVCPIAIKYNKIFVDAFWNSRKQSFTKHLLQLMTSWAVVCDVWYLEPQNLRPGETPIEFAERVRDIISVRAGLKKVPWDGYLKYSRPSPKHRERKQQSFAESVIRCLEEK from the exons ATGGATACCGCAGGGAATTTGAAGACATCAAGCATCGAATTAGACCTGGATCGTCCCAATATAGAGGACTACCTTCCTTCTGGATCCTCCATTCAGGAGCCTCGGGGCAAGCTTCGTCT GCGTGACTTGCTTGATATTTCACCTACTCTTACGGAGGCAGCTGGTGCCATTGTTGAT GATTCATTCACACGATGTTTCAAGTCGAATCCTCCAGAACCATGGAACTGGAATGTGTATTTGTTTCCCCTTTGGTGCTGCGGTGTGGTGATTCGGTATGGGATCTTGTTCCCTGTCAG GGTTCTGGTACTGACAATTGGGtggattatttttctttcatcctACATTCCAGTGCATTTTCTGCTGAAAGGGCACGAcaaactgagaaaaaaaatagag AGGTCTTTGGTGGAGTTAATTTGCATGTTCTTTGTTGCATCATGGACTGGAGTTGTCAAGTACCATGGACCACGACCTAGCATACGGCCTAAACAG GTTTTTGTGAGCAATCATACTTCCATGATCGATTTCGTTATCCTGGAACAGATGACTGCATTTGCTGTGATTATGCAGAAACACCCCGGTTGGGTTG GGCTGTTGCAAAGCACAATATTAGAGAGTGTAGGATGTATCTGGTTCAATCGTGCAGAGGCAAAGGATCGTGAGATTGTAGCAAAGAA GTTACGGGATCATGTTCAGGAAGCTGACAATAAccctcttctcatatttccaGAAGGAACTTGTGTAAATAACCATTATACTGTGATGTTTAAGAAG GGTGCATTTGAACTAGACTCTACTGTTTGTCCAATCGCAATCAAGTACAACAAAATTTTCGTAGATGCCTTTTGGAACAGCCGAAA GCAGTCTTTCACAAAGCATCTGTTGCAGCTGATGACATCTTGGGCTGTTGTTTGTGATGTGTGGTATTTGGAGCCCCAAAATCTGAGACCTGGAGAGACCCCCATTGAGTTTGCAGAGAG GGTCAGAGACATTATATCTGTCCGAGCAGGTCTCAAAAAAGTTCCTTGGGATGGATATCTAAAGTATTCTCGCCCTAGCCCAAAACATAGAGAGCGCAA GCAACAAAGTTTTGCTGAGTCGGTAATACGGTGCCTGGAGGAGAAGTGA
- the LOC133698680 gene encoding glycerol-3-phosphate acyltransferase 9 isoform X2 yields the protein MDTAGNLKTSSIELDLDRPNIEDYLPSGSSIQEPRGKLRLRDLLDISPTLTEAAGAIVDDSFTRCFKSNPPEPWNWNVYLFPLWCCGVVIRYGILFPVRVLVLTIGWIIFLSSYIPVHFLLKGHDKLRKKIERSLVELICMFFVASWTGVVKYHGPRPSIRPKQVFVSNHTSMIDFVILEQMTAFAVIMQKHPGWVGLLQSTILESVGCIWFNRAEAKDREIVAKKLRDHVQEADNNPLLIFPEGTCVNNHYTVMFKKGAFELDSTVCPIAIKYNKIFVDAFWNSRKQSFTKHLLQLMTSWAVVCDVWYLEPQNLRPGETPIEFAERVRDIISVRAGLKKVPWDGYLKYSRPSPKHRERNFARQHNF from the exons ATGGATACCGCAGGGAATTTGAAGACATCAAGCATCGAATTAGACCTGGATCGTCCCAATATAGAGGACTACCTTCCTTCTGGATCCTCCATTCAGGAGCCTCGGGGCAAGCTTCGTCT GCGTGACTTGCTTGATATTTCACCTACTCTTACGGAGGCAGCTGGTGCCATTGTTGAT GATTCATTCACACGATGTTTCAAGTCGAATCCTCCAGAACCATGGAACTGGAATGTGTATTTGTTTCCCCTTTGGTGCTGCGGTGTGGTGATTCGGTATGGGATCTTGTTCCCTGTCAG GGTTCTGGTACTGACAATTGGGtggattatttttctttcatcctACATTCCAGTGCATTTTCTGCTGAAAGGGCACGAcaaactgagaaaaaaaatagag AGGTCTTTGGTGGAGTTAATTTGCATGTTCTTTGTTGCATCATGGACTGGAGTTGTCAAGTACCATGGACCACGACCTAGCATACGGCCTAAACAG GTTTTTGTGAGCAATCATACTTCCATGATCGATTTCGTTATCCTGGAACAGATGACTGCATTTGCTGTGATTATGCAGAAACACCCCGGTTGGGTTG GGCTGTTGCAAAGCACAATATTAGAGAGTGTAGGATGTATCTGGTTCAATCGTGCAGAGGCAAAGGATCGTGAGATTGTAGCAAAGAA GTTACGGGATCATGTTCAGGAAGCTGACAATAAccctcttctcatatttccaGAAGGAACTTGTGTAAATAACCATTATACTGTGATGTTTAAGAAG GGTGCATTTGAACTAGACTCTACTGTTTGTCCAATCGCAATCAAGTACAACAAAATTTTCGTAGATGCCTTTTGGAACAGCCGAAA GCAGTCTTTCACAAAGCATCTGTTGCAGCTGATGACATCTTGGGCTGTTGTTTGTGATGTGTGGTATTTGGAGCCCCAAAATCTGAGACCTGGAGAGACCCCCATTGAGTTTGCAGAGAG GGTCAGAGACATTATATCTGTCCGAGCAGGTCTCAAAAAAGTTCCTTGGGATGGATATCTAAAGTATTCTCGCCCTAGCCCAAAACATAGAGAGCGCAA TTTTGCCCGGCAACATAATTTCTGA